In Deltaproteobacteria bacterium, a single genomic region encodes these proteins:
- the thrS gene encoding threonine--tRNA ligase, translated as MIKATLPEGGEKTFDDGATCADVLRGLDEKLARRAVAVRVDGVVRDLREPLGAGDVGGRAVVVEPVTLDSPEGLDICRHSAAHVVAQAVKEVMGGDVKLAIGPTIADGFYYDFDAPRPFTPQDIEAVEEAAREIVRSNIPFEREELGRHEAISLFRELGEDYKVELIEEMERPTVSVFRQDGFVDLCRGPHLPSTGWIKAFKLTGTAGAYWRGDEKNRMLQRVYGTAFADRKALKAHLARIEEAKRRDHRKLGRELDLFSTSDDIGAGLVLWHPKGATIRRIIEDFWRTEHVKGGYHIVYSPHVAKLDLWKRSGHWDFYRDNLFSPMDVEGQEYIVKPMNCPFHIELYRSRLRSYRDLPIRYAELGTVYRFERSGVLHGLLRVRGFTQDDAHIFTTPQMLEDEIRGVLNFTLYILKSFGFNEFQVYLSTRPDKFVGTPENWDAAEKALAAALDAADLDYEIDPGEGVFYGPKIDIKIRDVLGRAWQCSTVQVDFNLPERFDVTYRGADGGESRPIMIHRALMGSLERFFGCLVEHYAGAFPLWLAPVQAKVLTVTDRTAAYAASVLSRLRDEGFRAELDDRNEKLGFKIREAQLEKIPYMLVIGDREAQRRLVAPRIRGEGDVGAMSVDALVERMKRENRPLGGELS; from the coding sequence ATGATCAAGGCGACCCTCCCGGAGGGCGGGGAAAAGACGTTCGACGACGGCGCAACCTGCGCCGACGTGCTCAGAGGGCTCGACGAGAAGCTCGCAAGGCGGGCCGTGGCCGTCAGGGTCGACGGCGTGGTGCGCGACCTGCGCGAGCCGCTGGGGGCCGGCGATGTGGGCGGACGCGCCGTCGTCGTCGAGCCCGTCACCCTCGATAGCCCCGAGGGCCTCGACATATGCCGCCACTCCGCGGCCCACGTCGTGGCCCAGGCGGTCAAAGAGGTCATGGGCGGCGATGTGAAGCTCGCCATCGGCCCCACCATAGCCGACGGCTTCTACTACGACTTCGACGCGCCCAGGCCCTTTACGCCGCAGGACATCGAGGCCGTCGAGGAGGCGGCAAGGGAGATCGTAAGGAGCAACATCCCCTTCGAGCGCGAGGAACTCGGCCGTCATGAGGCGATCTCGCTCTTCAGGGAGCTCGGCGAGGACTACAAGGTGGAGCTCATCGAGGAGATGGAGCGTCCCACGGTGAGCGTCTTCCGCCAGGACGGCTTCGTAGACCTCTGCCGGGGACCCCACCTGCCGAGCACGGGCTGGATAAAGGCCTTCAAGCTCACCGGCACGGCCGGCGCCTACTGGCGGGGCGACGAGAAGAACAGGATGCTCCAGCGCGTCTACGGCACGGCCTTCGCCGACCGCAAGGCCCTCAAGGCCCACCTCGCGCGCATCGAGGAGGCCAAGCGCCGCGACCACAGAAAGCTCGGCCGCGAGCTCGACCTCTTCAGCACGAGCGACGACATAGGCGCCGGACTGGTGCTCTGGCACCCGAAGGGCGCGACGATCCGCCGCATCATCGAGGACTTCTGGCGCACGGAGCACGTAAAGGGCGGCTACCACATAGTCTACTCGCCGCACGTGGCGAAGCTCGACCTCTGGAAGAGGAGCGGCCACTGGGACTTCTACCGCGACAACCTCTTCAGTCCCATGGACGTGGAAGGGCAGGAGTACATCGTAAAGCCCATGAACTGCCCCTTCCACATAGAGCTCTACAGGAGCAGGCTTCGAAGCTACCGCGACCTCCCGATCCGCTACGCCGAGCTCGGCACGGTCTACCGCTTCGAGCGCTCCGGCGTGCTCCACGGACTGCTGCGCGTGCGGGGCTTCACACAGGACGACGCCCACATATTCACCACGCCGCAGATGCTGGAAGACGAAATAAGGGGCGTGCTCAACTTTACCCTTTACATTCTGAAGAGTTTCGGTTTTAATGAGTTCCAGGTCTACCTCAGCACGAGGCCCGACAAGTTCGTCGGCACGCCCGAAAACTGGGACGCCGCCGAAAAGGCCCTGGCCGCGGCGCTCGATGCCGCGGACCTCGACTACGAGATAGACCCGGGCGAGGGCGTCTTCTACGGCCCCAAGATCGACATAAAGATCAGGGACGTGCTCGGCAGGGCATGGCAGTGCTCGACCGTGCAGGTCGACTTCAACCTGCCCGAGCGCTTCGACGTAACCTATCGCGGCGCCGACGGCGGCGAAAGCCGCCCCATAATGATCCACCGGGCGCTGATGGGCTCGCTGGAGCGCTTCTTCGGATGCCTCGTCGAGCACTACGCCGGCGCCTTCCCGCTCTGGCTCGCGCCGGTGCAGGCCAAGGTCCTCACCGTCACCGACCGCACGGCCGCTTACGCCGCATCGGTGCTCTCCCGTCTCCGGGACGAGGGCTTCAGGGCGGAGCTCGACGACCGCAACGAGAAACTGGGCTTCAAGATCCGCGAGGCCCAGCTCGAAAAGATACCTTACATGCTCGTCATAGGCGACCGCGAGGCGCAGCGGCGGCTCGTCGCCCCCCGCATCCGCGGCGAGGGCGACGTGGGAGCCATGAGCGTCGACGCCCTCGTGGAGCGCATGAAAAGAGAGAACAGACCGTTGGGAGGTGAGCTTT